Genomic segment of Salvia hispanica cultivar TCC Black 2014 chromosome 2, UniMelb_Shisp_WGS_1.0, whole genome shotgun sequence:
ATGCCGTTAGAACAGCAATTCTGTTGTTTGCTCTGGTGATATTTCTTGGGAATATCATGATGTGGATTATTATGCCAACTGATACTTACTACAATATTTGGGTGCCTCATCTCATGGCTGCTACTAATTCAACCTTCTTTGGAATACAAGGTTTTTATTTGACTTCTTTTCATTACATTCAACATGTTTTTTTCATGATGTTTGATAAATCTCTACCTTGAATAGGTCCAATCATGATGGATTTCACATTTCCCATTTTGCTGATTGCTGTTTTGGGATGCTTTTATCTGCATCTGGGGAAGAAGGAAAATACTGTCACAATAAGGTATTATTATTAACAaggttcatatttttcaagaataaCTAAAAACTGAATGTTtcttgaaatgaaaaacagCAGCAAAGCAAGGAGTTTGAAGTTCATGAGGCGACCGATGATTGTTAAGGGGTTTGGGATTGTTACTCTAACTGAGATGGCCCTTTTCAGCATGTTCATAGCTCTCTGTGTTTGGTATTTTGGAGGCTATCTGCGCCATTGGTTTGAGCAAGTTCATCAAAGATCTTCTTCCAAACATGAAAAAGTGTAAgaacttttttctttcctgtCTCAGAAAAAGCCTCAAAAACACTTCTTTCCATCACTACTTCTTCATTAGCTATAAACTTGCTGAGAATTCTGCAGTCTCTCAAATCCTCACTTTTATCTCTCAGACAACGTGATTTTATCCTTAATCTTCGCAACATCTATCATGTAATGACCATGTTTTTCTTGTGTATCTGCAATGGATCTACATTAGCCAACTTTTCTCAAGAATCTTGCAAGTCTTTCCTCACCTATCAAAAACAGCCTTGTTGTTCTATcttcataataaaattcaacaaaaacacTTCATTGCTTCATAAGCTAACTTTTTTTGAAGAATCTATAATTTTGGGTTATTGTTTGCAGGTGGCAAACAAAGTTGGATAGAGTAGGCATAGTGACAGGAGTGACTGGAAATTTGTGTTTGACATTTTTGTTCTATCCAGTCACAAGAGGTTCATCCATTTTGCCTATGTTGGGATTAACATCTGAGGGAAGCATCAAATACCATATTTGGCTTGGACACTTGGCCATGgctctcttcactattcatggttcaatctactttatttactgGATCATCACTCACAGATTATCAGAggtaaattcatttttcttctaaatAATGTTTCTATCCTATGCTACTCatgtattttagtattttatttctctatgTTGGGTTGTGTTTGTTGATTTCATGAAAAAAGAATAGGCTTATTTCATGTTATACAACATATGCAAGATGTATTGTGTGTCTAATGATGATATCACACTGGATACATAATGTGTCTTCTGTGGTATACCAAGAAAGTGACTaagtttacttttttttatacctTTAAGTGATTTCATGAAAAGTTGAAGAACTAAATATAATCATGAAATATTGGCATTGATTAGAGAATAaactttattttcaaataaaacacTTATTTGGACAGTGACAAAAGATTGAAAGATAGAGAATGTGGCATATAGAGGGTGGAGTAAGTGGAGGGAGAGAATGATGATTGTGATTATGCCACTCATAACAAGGTTGGGTGTAAGTTGTGATAATTTAGCATAAACCACTTATTACACGATCAAACAATAACATATGAACACTTGGTTTACAAGATTGACAACcacaaaaatcatttcatcCCTTTTCACTATTATGAGTTTAATTCTTAAGATATTGCTAACTTCCCTTTTTTGTTGGGCCGCAATTCATAATTACCTCTTTGTAACTTTGCTTATATGTCAATGAGTTTGccttttatttcaaaattacttGAGTCCACCAAACTTTACTTGCTATGGGGAAACTAAAAGAAATCCAGTTATGAACCAACTGAATCAAATTAGTGGTCAAGTTGCTATCCAAGTAACTTCATTCCCTTTCAAACTCCTACTACTCCGTCaaagataaaaattattttcattttgctatgaaattttaaattattttttcatctctctcttaatttagcAATCATGTATAAAAAACTCATACAGTTAATTTAGCAATCATGCATTAAAAATTCGTACCGTTTCAAaagattctatttttaaaggcgatgtagcattttttttatttttcacacaatcatattttaccaaattttttaGAAGGGTCAACAGCTCGCTACCCCAACTATACTTCTCAAATGTGAAGCactacaaaattcaaaatttctaaaagtATACTCCTATCCTATATACCCAAAATAACAATGGTGGCCACATTCATGGGAAGTGAAGTGGGATATTGAAATTCTAGATTTTGAGTGGGCCCACCCACCCACCACCTTCACAATCCAGAAAAATAAGAGGTTCAACCATTTTCGGTTGTTGGTAATGTCAGCAACGATGCTTTGtgacaaaaaggaaaaaaacaatttcACACTTGTCAAAATTATATGGCTAtgaaatattccaatataCTCGTTTTATCACAAAATCCCTCAAACTGAGGTGTTACAATCATTTATCTATAAAAGCTGAAAATATTTGATGTCATGGTGACACAATTGTTATGTCATGTTTTAAGTTATTTTGCCAGAGgaatatatcaaatttggAAGTGTCTTATCTTCACGTTTAATTTCAACCACAATATTATCTAAGGCATATGAAAAGAAAGAGTAGAGAATACTTATAATCCTCTTCTAGAACCCTAATAACTAATAAGGCCTTAAAATCTTTTTCACCAGATTTATAGCTAATTCATCAAATCTTCTAATAACCTTTTTTTTGAAGTGAAATCGTCTAATATTCTTATTTACACATTCGGCAACACAAAAACCACTTTCATTCTTTTACTTGATATCCCACTTGTGTAATGTTTACAATACCTTTTCTATTCAATTCTGTACAATTATTTCTCAGCTTTAAgttaattcattattataattgatCATTTCAGAAATTAGCAttataattacttttaatttcagaTCTTAGTTAGTAAAACCAATTAGGATTATTgtgttataaataatttttattttatactattaaaatatttaaaatttgagagTGTTACCCATTTAATCGCAGAGTAATTAAAAACTGCATtatgaaacaattaattaCTAGGTTTAAGTAGGGGTGGATcagtacggtataccgtaccgagaGGGTCATACtgcataccgtaccgaaagtagcggtatgacaaaatttcataccgataccgaaaattcggtatgatCATTTTCAATACCATTATCATACCGTTattgcggtataccgtaccgtaTTACGATATATCATACTTTTACGTTATACCGTAATACCGTTATACCtgtgataaaaaaatctattataattttatatccaaaatatttaaaataacatttccaagttttcaactatttgaaaaaagtccgaaacaataaaaattcaataaaccAAATCCGAAACAACCAAATCTATacctaaaatatttaaaataacatataataGTTAAACTTGATTAAACCATCATAACCTAAATactgatattaatattaaatagaaaatgagacACGGTTTAGGTTATTGTTCAAATATGTGCCAAATGAAACTAAAGTAAAATAATGGCAATATGTGCCAAATGAATTTGCATGAGATGTGGGGCGGAGGGATTAAATCTGAAAGTAGGGTCTGAGGTCTTTTATATGctagtatttaattagattatgtatatatatatatatatatatatatatatatatatatatatatatatatatatatattgaatattttaagtttagatATATAAGGTATATACCGAAGATTCGGTATACCGCGTGTATGGTATATACCAAAGATTCGGTATACcacggtataccgcggtatgaGATATTTGATACCgttaccgtaccgaaaactTTCAGTATGGTAtgataccgtaccgaaaactacggtataccgaaaaatcagtattttcggtatgataagtccggtatttcggtatgtCGGTAATTTTTTCCCACCCCTAGGTTTAAGTAACCTTGCatacgaaaattaaaaaaaaaataaaaacacccGACCTTCTTATAAGTGTCTTTGTCCTTCTAATATTCATGTTTTTTAATCTTAATATTTAGGCGCTGAAATGGGGAGACAACTACGTATCAAACATAGCAGGAGAGATCTCACTGTTATGTGGATTGGTGATGTGGATTACATCTTACCCTAAAATTAGAAGGAAAATGTTTGATCTCTTTCTCTACACTCACTACCTCTACATTTTCTTCATGATTTTCTTCATCTTGCACATTGGAATTGGCTTTGCTTGCATTATGCTCCCTGGATTCTATCTCTTTGTGATGGATCGATATTTGAGGTTCTTACAATCAAGAAACAAAGCTAGACTTGTTTCCGCACGACTTCTCTCTTGCAACACGGTCGAACTCAACTTTTCCAAAAGTCGAGGTACATATACATACACATATGAACTCCGTGCTATCTAACAATTACCTTTCATGTTTTGGTTCTGCTTTCTGCATTTGATCAAACTCctataaatatacttatatattaaGTTAGTTACTTTACTTTCATGACATGATGGATTGATCCAACGTCTCAGATTTCCCTGTTCTATGACAGGTTTGAGCTACAATCCaactagtactattttcatAAATGTGCCATCCATATCTAAGCTTCAATGGCACCCTTTCACCATCATCTCAAATAGCAACTTGGAGCCACAAAAGCTAAGTGTGTTGATCAAATGTGAAGGCAATTGGACTAGAAGCCTCTATGACATGCTCTCTTCCCCTTCCCCCCTCAATCGCCTTGAGGTAGCCGTGGAGGGGCCGTATGGCCCAGCCGCCACTCATTTCCTAAGGCACGACACGCTGGTGATGATCAGTGGAGGGAGTGGCATCACTCCATTCATCTCCATAATCCGAGAGCTCATCTTCCTCAACTCCACACTAAAATGCAAGACCCCCAAGATCATTCTCATCTCCGCGTTCAAGAACTCATCACATCTCTCCATATTAGACCTAATCATCCCTACTCATTCCTCTCACACTCCCACCTCCAATTCTTGCAACCTCGACCTACAAGTCGAGGCCTATGTGACCAGGGAGAAAGGGCGACACAAAGACCAAATCGCAAAACCTCGTACACTTTGGTTCAAGCCAGAGGCATGTGACATGCCCATATCACCCACGCTAGGCCCCAACAGTTGGCTGTGCCTTGCTGCGATAATATCATCGTCTTTCGCCATCTATCTCATGCTGCTCGGGGTCTTCACTCAGTATATAGTCTACCCCATCGATCAAAACACCAACATGCTCTATTCCTACACCAAGAAAGGATCCGCGAGTATGATGTTCCTCTGCTTCTCTGTGGTCGTGGCAGCCAGCACTGTGTTTCTGTGGAACAAGAAACGCAATGCAGAAGAGGCCAAGCAAGTTCAAGACATTGATGACTCTGGGACTAGTGGATCAACATCCAATTCGTCGTTTGATCAAGATGATGTGGAGATGGAGAGCCTTCCACTGCAGTCGATAATCAAATCTGTCAATGTGCATTATGGTCAGAGGCCTAACCTCAAGAGTAAGTAAAAGGTTCACAACAACTACACACATAAAACACACAGACACAGTGATTTATGTATGTAATTACCTTTGTAGGGATTTTGCTGGAGATTAAAGAATCAAGAGTTGGAGCACTTGTTAGTGGGCCCAAGAAGATGAGAGAGGAAGTTGCAGCCATATGTTCATCTGGGCAGGCAGACaatcttgagtttgaatccTTCAGCTTCACTTGGTGAATGTGTTATAAACTTATAATGGATCACAATGTAATGTGGATAgattatgattaataatattagtggTAATGTGCTTGAGAACCGTATGTATTGATTTTGCCTATGATGAATgcttgaataaataaaagcagCTATGGCCGTTTGTGTAGAATAGTTTAAAGTGACGCATAAAGTGTTGTATGAttggtttttgtttttccaataGTTGAGTGAGTATTTCTGTCATTTCGGTTGGCCTAATTTTTAAGCTTTGATACATATGTAATGAAATCGAAAATATACACTATGATTTCAACATATATTCTTTTACATTCAATAATATCACTCACACgagaatttttttcatcaCAAACTACTGTCAACAATAATATGGAACTTGATACAACTTGTTTTTGTACATCCTACTTAATAGCCGGCTATCTTTGTCTCTCTAGCTCTCTCCCCCTCTAGAAGAGGAAGGAAGAAGTAAATACAATAGCTCTCAAgcataaagaaaaattatagtactgtattaaaaataaaaaagacgaGAAGCTTTATTTTATGCACATGCATTGTTTACTGTAACTTCTGCAAAGATGAAACAGCATACATATTCATCGATCTTCTGAAAGGTTTTTGACTAGGCTACAATGAAGACGCGAGGAGTTGCAAAACTGTGTCAAACCAAATCCATGGGGTTTTAGATGACCAATTAGCTCATGTACCTTCAGTGTTAGCAGTTGACGAAAGCCTTCCGTCCAGCTCTTCCAACAAGTCATGGTATTCAGTAAAAGCTTCATGTGCCTAAAACATCATTGCATGTAGCAAATGCACGATAAGTATAACGAAGAATAGGCGCTCCAGTCGACATATGTGAACTGAGACCTTTACCTGTATTGTCTGGCTGTATGCTTTCCACAACTGCAAATTATGCCTAAACAAATCGTAGAGAACCTGACGATAAAGAAGTGAAATGTGTCAACATGAGTGAGGAAGTTGGATGCCAGAAATGGCATTcttatgattttagaaaaatgttgGCCTGGCCAGACCTCTGAGCGCCTCAATAATGTGGCCAAGACCACAATCCATTCCTTAAATTTGACTGAGCACATATTTGCCAAGAGGAATTCTGCATCCAAGCGACTTTGCAATGTTCCCATATGCAGCTACGTGCAAAAACGATAAAGTGGTGAATAATACAAGTATACCAAGTTAATCTACGCAGCAATAAAAAGCTAGGTTGATTATATTGCACTATCAACGTAATCTCCGCAGCAATAATCAAAGCATATAACAAAATGACCACAAAGGGAAAGCCTGAATAACacattttcaagaatttaGAGAACTATGGAGTATGATATAAGTATTGTGTGTCAACCAGAACAAAAGGAGAATAGGCAAGATGTTGGAGAACTAGTACTTTGAATTTGCACTAGAAAAGATATAAGATCATAAGAGATGAAAAAGCATTTAAAAATTCTAAGTCAAGAGTGCTCTACAAATTGGTTACCTTCTGCCCAATCATTTCAAGACCTGAAGCAAAGTCCTCCAGACGAGCACTTCCATATCTTTCTCGTTGAAGATACTCCTGTAATAATTCTATCATGTTATATATCTCTAAGGTTGATGTAGGATCATTCTGACTTCTGACAAAATAAGAGGAAGCATACCACTAGATCAAACTGTGTGCCTTTGACAAATGCAACAAGTTCTGAAAGCTCCTTCCCAGACATCAAATAGCTGGCATGGCTTTCCAGAATATTTTTCACAGAAGTAATATGTGCACTTGGCTCTTTTGATGAGGGGCTGCCATTCATTAAATGAAAAGGAAGAAGTACATAGGAATCAGTGAGGCTGATCAAGCCAGACAAGAGGAATAATTAACAAAAcctaatttattcattaaaaaacgACAAATTAATTACCCAGCTTTACCTTTTTGCATCATTTGATTGCTTTCGGAAACTCGAAGGGAACAGAAAATATCCTAAGAGTCTTGGAGAATCTCTCTCAGAATCCGTACTGGAATGTTCATATTCTCTTCCTGATCTAAGTAGAAACCTCACCTAAGAGAATAGGGTAAAAagcattaaattaaattagaggGGGAAACAAAGAGTCCATCTTTTAAGAAATCAAACAAGGTAGTGCAGACACTTACCAGCTCTCCAGCCAGTTCATACAAAGACTCGTTAAGTGTAGCCTAAACAATGGATAAGTCCTCATCAGAATGTATTGAATACAACTAAAGAGGGAAAAATAAGGTACACTCTAGTATAGTATCACAAGGAATGATACACAAGCAATCAGCCATGAAGTACGAGCAAAGCACGTCATATAACAATATTCAATTATCTTAAAGGATTTTAGTTCAACTAGATATAATACATAAGCATCTCCATGTGCTTAATCTTTTGAGtgactaaaacaaaatataatcacCTGTAGTAAATTCAAGGCGCAACATTGACTCACTGCAGGACCTTCAAGCTTAGCAATGACCTGTACCAACAGAAGCAAAAGAGGTTACAATCAGCACAATAAAATCATTCTTTGACACCATATCTAAAGGTGAGGATGATGAGCCAAAATATCCGCATGCAATGCgcagaattaaaaaaataaccaaGAATATGCAAAATCACTTAATAGTTATGGCGATGTGCGAGAATGATTTGTGACATAAATACTGCATGTGGTCTATCGTAcactaaaaagtaaagtatTCTTCTAATAACTCCAGCTGGTTGACTGGTGACAGGAAGACCCAAAGCATGAAATCTTTTCTTAAGTAAgtgaaaacaaaaatgatgCGAGGTAATCAgaatattaacaaaatacataaagcAAACAGAAGGCAACTAAAAGGTACTTACAAGTATATAGCATGCTGCAGTGCGGTACCATCTTTGCTGAACGCATTCATCAAACAACCTAAAAGTAAAACTCTTCATTCTCAATGACCAAGTGTACAAAGACAATtgttatttagacaaattttcTCTAGGAACAACTAACATCTCTGAACTTAACAACTTCTAGTACTCTCTACAACGATAATTTCAACAGGGttcaatatgaaataaaatatttaaaaattccaCTGGCAAACTAGTTTCTGCAATATTGTAagcaaaatcaagaaaattgaGTATCATACTCAGTTGATCTGCCTGCAGCAGAAAATAGATCAGCCCAATGTCGACCATCAGTCTTGCGTGCTACACTGACAACAACATCATAATATTCAGGGAAGTTTCTTATCAAATCACAGCTCTTTTCCAGAAGAGAGGGAGCGTGATTAGCTAAAGCACCCTGATTTTTGCTTGAATATTGCCTGCAGAGAAAAGGTAGCATATATTTAGAACTGCATATGGATTGAACTAATTCGGTTGCAGAGCTTAAGATTGCTCAAGCAGTGCAACGGTGAACTTTATAAAGGTTCCTTAGATAATTTTCTTATGTGCTTGTAAGTTGTATCAGAGGGAATGTGTTTACAAGATAATAAAGAAATGAACAGAGAAGAAAGCCATGATTAAAAAATCAGCTTGGCAAGATTCTTATGTTTTTTTCGTTGACTAAACCAGAAAGGCAGAAAAGCAAGTCACCAGCAGACTGGCTGATCTAAATATCTAAAATACACATGCTTAAACTCAGCCCATATGATGGATCTAACTATACCCCCAGACTTCATATTCAGATTATCGCAGAAGGTAttagattaaatattatattcagTAACTAGATGAACATACACAGAGTCACagacacatatatatacaaagcTTCTGATTCTTTCCTGGACAGAAGAAGCCCAACTGAGGTGCATTCGGAATAGTTTGTTGTGAAAACGATATGGAAGGACAGAATATCTAGATGAGTTACCTAGAAATTTCGGCATCAAAAACTGTAAATAGAAGCCATTCCAGGCAATGAGAAAAATGTGGCTTCTCTGCTGATATTTGGGCAAGGCGTAGAGCTTCTTCCCTCTTGTCCCTCTGCAGTAAAACGCATAATCATAACCTTTTGACATAGAGCTATGTGACATGCAGGAACTGCTCCTAATTTTTCAGGAAAAGAAGTTTTATTCACAGAAATAATAGCTTCAAACCAAGACTAAGAAGAACGAGTTAAATCACCATAGCTTCAAACCAAGactaagaagaagaaacaaagGTCCAGCTCCTCTGCAACAAACATTCTTTAACAACGTTCAGTTTGATGCATGCTAATTCTTTAATTGACTGATGTTGAGCTTGTGTAAGTAAAAAAACTACCACGACTGTTCAATAAGATCACATTGTGCCTCTCACGTTAGATTTATACATCAAAAAAGAAGTGTTTCAGATATCAACTGGCCTCTATTCTAAATTCCATAACAAGTTCAATGTCATTGAAGAAAATTCCATTATTGAGAGCCCACATCGCTCACTTATTTACCTGAAGAAGATGGCGAAGTAGACAGTGTAATATGGTTTGAGCTTGAGGAGACGGTTCGAAACATGGGAACTCTGTACATGCTGAAAATGACATTCTCTGGGAAACACCAACTACGACACCAGCATTTGGAAGTAGACCTAGAGGATATACCTCACGATCAAATTCCAGCTCCGGGTCCAACTAGTATCATGCCAAACAACATATTTTAGGTGATATGAACAAAATGATAATGTAGAACTTTAAGCACTTGCTATAGCTGAAAGTTGTTTACTATAAACGCCCAAGCCCAATTAAACATGACGAGGGCATAACTGATGTACACAAAAGTGAACCATCAATAGATGCTTAAAACATTTTTACGTGCTGGGTAGTTGAGTGCAAAAAGTTTAATCGATGATCCATCGTATACGTGCAGGAAATAAGTGACTAAAGAACTTTTAGGCACAATTACCTGCAAAAAGTCTTCCTGTTTAAATGGATCAGCACCTAGAGATGGATACCATACCTGCAGGTGAGCTTCTAGAAAAATCAGCAACAGAAATATCAAGCAGACTGCAAAAATATGACTAAGAGGCCTAATGCCTGCAGAAACCAGAACCTGCATCCCTCGATGGCCATAGTCTAACCAGGAAACTTCCTCAATTAAGTTAGTTTTCTCCCCCAACTGCCCACAGGTAACCCAAAATAACTCTACGGAGTGAGTGAGTTCCCTTTCTCGGCCATCATCCAAATCAAGTAGTGAAAGGTCCCCATTCATCCGCAGTATTAAACACCTAAAGGAGCATATGATCATTCATCAGGAAAACCGCAAGAAACTAAAGTGTCAAGAAATAGAAGGATAAAGAATAAGCACATACTTAGAAGGCTCATGGTTTGATGATACATCACTTCTTGACATGTCGTCATGTGGAAGCTGATCAGGAATAAAATGAATTGCAGCAGGATGGCTCTTCGCAGTCATGATTGAAAGTTCTCGTACTGTAGAAAGCTGTTTGTCATTTTATCACTTAAAAAATGTATGAAGAATATAATACTATCACTATACTGTCATTTGAGAGAAATCTTGTTTCATTGACACTGACAGAACTATAATAGTGTTTGTCAGGTAACATATTTTAACAACTTTTCAAGAAAATCCTTTTTGAAGCATTTAATTACCTGTAAATCTGGAGAGCTAGAAGGTGATAATTCACCAGTTATTTTCACATGGTATATATGAACATCAAACGGGCGATAAGTGACAAGCAAATAATCTTGATAAACATCCATGACCATTGGTTTCGTAAGCAATGGCTTCCGGTAAAGTAGTGAACTTTGATCAAGGTGATATCTAGGGTAGAAAAGCAATTCATACCTAAAACCACAAACAGTTGTGATACAACCACATGtcaataaatatcatttatCAGAAAGTGACAGAACAAGTTACCCTGGaaacatgaaaagaaaaagatggaCTCCAACTGCCAGATAAGTTACAGACCACATAATGCAGTTGATTTTTtcttagattaaaaaattctGTATAACAAATTTCTCGTAAGATGCACTTTCATAAGAACCAAGTAGAAATGAAACACCACATTCTAATATGACTAGCAGACACAAACCAAAATGCACGGCACAAGCATAAAAAAGGCAATGCTCCATAGACCTTTTTAACAACACTGGGATCATTGAAGTTAATTTAGAAGTAGCAttcaaaacaagaaattaGAAAAGAATTTTGGGGACTAGTGGTTTGGTTTAAAACAACAAGAAGAATCCCTCAACTCATGTAAACTTTTATATGTAAAAGATTTCTCACGTGTCGGAAGATTCCAGATAATTGCAGACGACAACAATTTTTCCCAGCCATAACAATCCCCTGCATTGAATTTGTTGTTCCTGAGTAACGTCTCCAAACACTCTCCACCTCTTTAGTCGTATGTCGTATAAGATTAAACCATGAAGCCCAGCAACAGCCAGATACATTCCATCCTTACTAGCAGCAACATGGAGAATAGGCCAGTTTTGCAAAATATAAGATACCTGGCACATCCCATAGTCAATCAGAACATCTTACAGTAAAGGCAGGGTGGAATCCCAAAagcaaaaattaaacaaagtaTACATAACTGGAAGATTGAGGTGCAAGATCTTAAGTTCATCAGTATCTTCAGACTGTACAATAAGCAAGCGGTCTTCCCCATAAATAACTTGGCGCACATAGGTTGTGCCAGAAACACCTCTATTTAGGCAGcattttccaaaagaaaatgcaataatCCTCTCTGAAGATCCTTCTTCGATAGCATAAAGTCTATATCCATGTTCGTCCCAGTGCATCAGCGATGTGCCCCCCATCATGGGCTCATACTTGACATCCTCAGTTGGCTTCACCACAGGAGAAGATACAGAACTCAAACCAATCTGGCGGATTGTAGACATCAAACGACAGCCTGAGACAGACCAAACACTAAGTCCCCTTAACTTCCATCCGACTGCGAAAGCAGAGTTATCAGGTGTCCAAGCAATACAATTGACAGGGCCAGTATCTTCCACAGAATATCTGTGATAAATCCACAAAGAATGCATTCAGTTCATGATGATTACAAGGAGACAAAAGTCTAAATCAAATGCACGGAATAAACTGAACTTGGGAAACAATAGCAAAAAAATTTGCAGCCATACAAATTTATACTCAGATTAAGACAGGACATATCCCAATATTATATACTTTCAGATAAGATGATTGCTGAATTTTCCTCTTCATgatctttaaataaaagatatgaATCAAAAAGTTATCCTCGCTAAATGCAAAATAGTGACTAATATTCAGGACCCCTTAGTCCCTTATTCATAGttgttttcacttttcagTATTATCCATATTCAACTACTTACAAATGGCACGTGATTCCTAGTAGGAAGCAAAAAACAACACCACCATGGGTCCAGACAATTACATTAAACTAAGTTGATTCCCCATTTATTCACCCCATGGTGACTCGAACCCTCGACCTATTGGTTGGAGGGGATGAGTCTTACCCACTAAGTTGCACTTCATCAATAACAATTACATTGAATTCCTTGTACATCATGTATGTACAAACTTCCTTCCCCCTTAAGGGGTGGCGAATACAAGTTTAGTATGTAGTCATAAGGCTTCTTAAAAAAGGAAGAGACATGGTGTGTCATCAACATGACTAATTCCACTTTACAAGTTTCACTGAATTGATAAGGCT
This window contains:
- the LOC125208498 gene encoding guanine nucleotide exchange factor subunit RIC1-like isoform X2, whose amino-acid sequence is MYMAYGWPQVIPLELPNCPSTQKIVYFKVVNNLLLVVAPTHIELWTSSQHRVRLGKYKRDVDSIQKEGENLRAVWSPDTKLIAVLTSSFYLHIFKVQMTEKKIYVGGKQPTDLFLSNIYLVLSEQVPFANKNLTMSNFVCDNKHLLIGLSDGSLYNISWKGEFCGAFFLDMLPNDGSGANKLSNHYSNGSTARGVQMGDGPNHINHVMSQTSGIVHLEFSIPLRSLFVLFSDGELIQCSVSKRGLKHAESVIVEKRFASSEAVCASVAPDQQILAVGTTKGAVELYDLADSASLIRSVSLHDWGYSVEDTGPVNCIAWTPDNSAFAVGWKLRGLSVWSVSGCRLMSTIRQIGLSSVSSPVVKPTEDVKYEPMMGGTSLMHWDEHGYRLYAIEEGSSERIIAFSFGKCCLNRGVSGTTYVRQVIYGEDRLLIVQSEDTDELKILHLNLPVSYILQNWPILHVAASKDGMYLAVAGLHGLILYDIRLKRWRVFGDVTQEQQIQCRGLLWLGKIVVVCNYLESSDTYELLFYPRYHLDQSSLLYRKPLLTKPMVMDVYQDYLLVTYRPFDVHIYHVKITGELSPSSSPDLQLSTVRELSIMTAKSHPAAIHFIPDQLPHDDMSRSDVSSNHEPSKCLILRMNGDLSLLDLDDGRERELTHSVELFWVTCGQLGEKTNLIEEVSWLDYGHRGMQVWYPSLGADPFKQEDFLQLDPELEFDREVYPLGLLPNAGVVVGVSQRMSFSACTEFPCFEPSPQAQTILHCLLRHLLQRDKREEALRLAQISAEKPHFSHCLEWLLFTVFDAEISRQYSSKNQGALANHAPSLLEKSCDLIRNFPEYYDVVVSVARKTDGRHWADLFSAAGRSTELFDECVQQRWYRTAACYILVIAKLEGPAVSQCCALNLLQATLNESLYELAGELVRFLLRSGREYEHSSTDSERDSPRLLGYFLFPSSFRKQSNDAKSPSSKEPSAHITSVKNILESHASYLMSGKELSELVAFVKGTQFDLVEYLQRERYGSARLEDFASGLEMIGQKLHMGTLQSRLDAEFLLANMCSVKFKEWIVVLATLLRRSEVLYDLFRHNLQLWKAYSQTIQAHEAFTEYHDLLEELDGRLSSTANTEGT
- the LOC125208498 gene encoding guanine nucleotide exchange factor subunit RIC1-like isoform X1 produces the protein MYMAYGWPQVIPLELPNCPSTQKIVYFKVVNNLLLVVAPTHIELWTSSQHRVRLGKYKRDVDSIQKEGENLRAVWSPDTKLIAVLTSSFYLHIFKVQMTEKKIYVGGKQPTDLFLSNIYLVLSEQVPFANKNLTMSNFVCDNKHLLIGLSDGSLYNISWKAFLIFVQFCGAFFLDMLPNDGSGANKLSNHYSNGSTARGVQMGDGPNHINHVMSQTSGIVHLEFSIPLRSLFVLFSDGELIQCSVSKRGLKHAESVIVEKRFASSEAVCASVAPDQQILAVGTTKGAVELYDLADSASLIRSVSLHDWGYSVEDTGPVNCIAWTPDNSAFAVGWKLRGLSVWSVSGCRLMSTIRQIGLSSVSSPVVKPTEDVKYEPMMGGTSLMHWDEHGYRLYAIEEGSSERIIAFSFGKCCLNRGVSGTTYVRQVIYGEDRLLIVQSEDTDELKILHLNLPVSYILQNWPILHVAASKDGMYLAVAGLHGLILYDIRLKRWRVFGDVTQEQQIQCRGLLWLGKIVVVCNYLESSDTYELLFYPRYHLDQSSLLYRKPLLTKPMVMDVYQDYLLVTYRPFDVHIYHVKITGELSPSSSPDLQLSTVRELSIMTAKSHPAAIHFIPDQLPHDDMSRSDVSSNHEPSKCLILRMNGDLSLLDLDDGRERELTHSVELFWVTCGQLGEKTNLIEEVSWLDYGHRGMQVWYPSLGADPFKQEDFLQLDPELEFDREVYPLGLLPNAGVVVGVSQRMSFSACTEFPCFEPSPQAQTILHCLLRHLLQRDKREEALRLAQISAEKPHFSHCLEWLLFTVFDAEISRQYSSKNQGALANHAPSLLEKSCDLIRNFPEYYDVVVSVARKTDGRHWADLFSAAGRSTELFDECVQQRWYRTAACYILVIAKLEGPAVSQCCALNLLQATLNESLYELAGELVRFLLRSGREYEHSSTDSERDSPRLLGYFLFPSSFRKQSNDAKSPSSKEPSAHITSVKNILESHASYLMSGKELSELVAFVKGTQFDLVEYLQRERYGSARLEDFASGLEMIGQKLHMGTLQSRLDAEFLLANMCSVKFKEWIVVLATLLRRSEVLYDLFRHNLQLWKAYSQTIQAHEAFTEYHDLLEELDGRLSSTANTEGT